The Corallococcus silvisoli genomic interval ACTGACGGCCTACCAGGGACGCGTCCTCCTCTGGGACCTGGAGCGGAGCTGGCTGGCGTGGCGCCAGGAAGACCCTGCGTACCACTACGGCTGCGCGCTCTCGCCGGATGGCCGGTTCGCGGCGGTGGGGCTCGCGGAGGAGCGGGACGGCGCAGCGACGCGCGCGTCCTTGCGCCTCTGGGACGGAAGGAGTGGACGGCTGCTGGAGGCCCGTACCTTCGACGCCCAGCGGACGTGGGCCGTGGCGTTCACGCCAACGGGAGACGCGCTGGTCGCCGCGACGAGCTCGGGGGAGTTGGTGTTCCTGAGCCTCCCGGGATTGGAGACCGTGCGGGTCGTCGAAGCCCCTGCCTCGGGGGCGCTGCAACTGGAGTTCAATCCGGAGGGCTCCCTGCTGGCGGCGAGTCCCGATACGAGCGCGTTCGTGGTCATCGACGTCCGGGATGGGCGCCGCCTCTTTGACTATTCAGACCTGGACGACCTGCAGGGGAGCTCCGCGAACTTCTCTCCCGACGGACGCTCCGTGTGC includes:
- a CDS encoding WD40 repeat domain-containing protein, translated to MSSTETGGSVSSACLSSDGTRLLLTAYQGRVLLWDLERSWLAWRQEDPAYHYGCALSPDGRFAAVGLAEERDGAATRASLRLWDGRSGRLLEARTFDAQRTWAVAFTPTGDALVAATSSGELVFLSLPGLETVRVVEAPASGALQLEFNPEGSLLAASPDTSAFVVIDVRDGRRLFDYSDLDDLQGSSANFSPDGRSVCWGMDDGKVGIWGVTLNRRSQS